In Gorilla gorilla gorilla isolate KB3781 chromosome 12, NHGRI_mGorGor1-v2.1_pri, whole genome shotgun sequence, the following are encoded in one genomic region:
- the ANKRD39 gene encoding ankyrin repeat domain-containing protein 39 isoform X1, protein MATPRPCADGPCCSHPSSVLGVQQTLEEMDFERGIWSAALNGDLGRVKHLIQKAEDPSQPDSAGYTALHYASRNGHYAVCQFLLESGAKCDAQTHGGATALHRASYCGHTEIARLLLSHGSNPRVVDDDGMTSLHKAAERGHGDICSLLLQHSPALKSIRDRKARLACDLLPCNSDLRDLLSS, encoded by the exons ATGGCGACGCCGCGGCCCTGCGCCGACGGGCCCTGCTGCTCGCATCCCAGCTCGGTGCTCGGCGTACAGCAGACGCTGGAGGAGATGGACTTCGAGAGGG GAATCTGGTCGGCAGCCCTGAATGGAGACCTGGGCCGAGTGAAGCATTTAATCCAGAAGGCCGAGGACCCAAGTCAGCCCGACTCGGCCGGCTACACTGCGCTG CACTATGCCAGCCGCAATGGGCACTACGCTGTGTGCCAGTTCCTGCTGGAAAGCGGAGCTAAGTGTGATGCCCAGACCCACGGGGGTGCCACTGCTCTGCACCGAGCCAGCTACTGCGGGCACACTGAAATCGCACGGCTCCTGCTATCACATGGGTCCAACCCCAGGGTGGTGGATGACGACGGCATGACCAGTCTGCATAAG GCTGCTGAGAGGGGTCACGGGGACATCTGCTCCCTCCTCCTGCAACACAGCCCAGCCCTGAAGTCCATCCGGGACCGAAAGGCACGGCTAGCATGTGACCTGCTGCCTTGCAACAGTGACCTGCGGGACCTGCTATCCAGCTGA
- the ANKRD39 gene encoding ankyrin repeat domain-containing protein 39 isoform X2, whose translation MATPRPCADGPCCSHPSSVLGVQQTLEEMDFERGIWSAALNGDLGRVKHLIQKAEDPSQPDSAGYTALHYASRNGHYAVCQFLLESGAKCDAQTHGGATALHRASYCGHTEIARLLLSHGSNPRVVDDDGMTSLHKVWPKTVGKGHKKEKLRLTARMALGYSTNQNKVTGIW comes from the exons ATGGCGACGCCGCGGCCCTGCGCCGACGGGCCCTGCTGCTCGCATCCCAGCTCGGTGCTCGGCGTACAGCAGACGCTGGAGGAGATGGACTTCGAGAGGG GAATCTGGTCGGCAGCCCTGAATGGAGACCTGGGCCGAGTGAAGCATTTAATCCAGAAGGCCGAGGACCCAAGTCAGCCCGACTCGGCCGGCTACACTGCGCTG CACTATGCCAGCCGCAATGGGCACTACGCTGTGTGCCAGTTCCTGCTGGAAAGCGGAGCTAAGTGTGATGCCCAGACCCACGGGGGTGCCACTGCTCTGCACCGAGCCAGCTACTGCGGGCACACTGAAATCGCACGGCTCCTGCTATCACATGGGTCCAACCCCAGGGTGGTGGATGACGACGGCATGACCAGTCTGCATAAG GTCTGGCCAAAAACAGTTGGCAAAggacacaagaaagaaaaactcaggCTAACTGCGAGAATGGCACTGGGATACTCCACAAATCAGAATAAAGTCACTGGGATTTGGTAG